In Mustela lutreola isolate mMusLut2 chromosome 1, mMusLut2.pri, whole genome shotgun sequence, one genomic interval encodes:
- the LOC131821797 gene encoding LOW QUALITY PROTEIN: olfactory receptor 2D3-like (The sequence of the model RefSeq protein was modified relative to this genomic sequence to represent the inferred CDS: inserted 1 base in 1 codon) has protein sequence MGTENQTYVTEFILLGLSSDRQIQILLFVVFLIIYLITLLGNLIIMLIHIDSRLQTPMYFFLKNLSFTDLCFSTTIIPQMLFHLLVMRKTISFAGCSIQMIFFLVAGCTESSLLAVMSYDRYVAVCKSLHYSMLMTQRVCIQLSIGSWATGAFVSLVDTTFTLCLSYHGQNIINHYFCEPPALLKLASEETYKAEIAIFAIGVVILLGPLSLILFSYWNIIFTVIQIQLEEGRPKVFSTXGSHLTVVVFFYGSTIFTYMRPNSKNISEGDKVISVFYSIVTSMMNPNKDVKEAFMKVFGR, from the exons ATGGGCACAGAAAACCAAACCTATGTGACTGAATTTATCTTGCTGGGCCTTTCTTCAGATCGGCAGATACAGATCCTCCTGTTTGTGGTGTTTCTCATCATCTACCTGATAACTCTGTTGGGAAATCTCATCATAATGCTAATTCATATCGACTCTCGACTTCAAACACCAATGTACTTCTTCCTTAAAAACTTGTCATTTACTGATCTCTGTTTCTCTACAACAATCATCCCCCAGATGTTATTCCATTTGCTAGTAATGAGAaaaaccatttcctttgctgggtGTTCAattcagatgatttttttcctaGTAGCTGGGTGTACAGAAAGTTCCCTCCTAGCAGTGAtgtcctatgaccgctatgtggctgTCTGTAAGTCCCTTCACTACTCCATGCTCATGACCCAGAGGGTGTGTATACAGCTGAGCATAGGGTCCTGGGCCACTGGAGCATTTGTATCTCTGGTAGACACAACATTTACTTTATGTCTGTCATACCACGGACAGAACATaattaatcattatttttgtGAACCTCCTGCACTCCTGAAGTTGGCTTCAGAAGAAACCTACAAAGCTGAGATTGCCATCTTTGCAATAGGTGTGGTAATTCTCCTTGGTCCTCTTTCCCTCATCCTTTTCTCCTATTGGAATATTATATTCACTGTGATTCAGATACAGTTAGAAGAGGGGAGGCCCAAGGTCTTTTCTA TGGGTTCTCATCTCACTGTTGTTGTCTTCTTCTATGGCTCAACAATATTTACCTACATGCGTCCAAATTCCAAGAACATAAGTGAAGGGGATAAGGTGATCTCTGTGTTCTACTCAATTGTAACATCCATGATGAACCCAAACAAGGATGTGAAGGAGGCATTTATGAAAGTATTTGGAAGATAA